The DNA segment CCTGCAGGGCCTATCAGGCGGGAGGAGGCTACATCACGGTAAATTGAGACAGGGGAACCGGCCCTCAGAACAGCCTCCTCTCTTGGTCCAACAGGCTCCTCTCTCGGCCCAACCGGGTTCATCTGCATCCCGCTGTTAACGTAGACGTCCTCCTCACTTCTGATGACGACCTGAGATACAGAATGGGTCTTCAAACACAACAGAGCTCCAAAAATATCCCAGAGGTCAGTGTGGAGCTTGTATCCACGTTACCTGGGACTCCCCCTCGTCCGGGGGGGCTCGCTTCACAGTGGCAGCGTTAAAGGACCGTGCTTCCTCAGCCACTTTCCGAGTTCTGAAATCAAAAGAATACACAGTAGAGCAAACTGTATATCAGAGGGGGTGGGATGGTCTATTGGTCAGGGGGTTTGGAAACCAGTTGAAAGGTTCTGGCAGAGCTATCATAGAGAGTGCATATTGAGCGTATAGGGCGGGCCAATACTGACACTGATGGTTACCACCTTAGCAGCGATGCTAGTGGTCATCATGGACACAGGTGGTTACCAGGGGCGACTAAGGAACTAGTGCATACCAGGTTCACGAGTTGGTACTAAGGCCTACCAGGGTCAAACGTTGTTACCAGGGGTTACCAGGGACACTAGTGGTTACAAGGAGTTAACTTGGGCAGAAGTGGTTACCACAGACTCTAGTCACTAGTGTTTAGCAGGGCCGTGAGCTGTTACCACAGACACTACTGGTTACCAGGGGTCACCAGGGATGCTTGTGTTATCAGGGACACTAGTTGTTCTCTGGGTTTACCATGGCCATATAATCTCAAGTAGGCTGTTCCCTTATTTGGAGTCAGCTGGGATTGGAGCCTGATATTGGCAGAAGAATAAATACAGTAGGATATGACCTTCATATATCAAACGGTAACTAACCATTAAGAAAGATAAAATTAAGGAAGGGAAAACAGAGAGCAGAACATGGAGCAGCAACCAGTCTTGTGATCTACAGTGAGACTATAACGCGATATTCTAACTTTTAAAATATCTATTCTGAGGAAATACTTGGTCATCATAAACTGTTTACTGAGTATCTTCAGTGAGCTCCCTAGAGACCGGTCGTCCTGTGTGGGAGCCTGCAGGGCCTATCAGGCGGGAGGAGGCTGCATCACGGTGCGTTGGGACTGGGGAACCGGCTCTCAGAACAGCCTCCTCTCTCGGTCCAACAGACTCCTCTCTCGGCCCAACCGGGTTCATCTGCATCCCGCTGTTAACGTAGACGTCCTCCTCACCTCCGAAGACGACCTGAGACACAGAATGGGTTTTCAAACACAACAGCGCTCAACAAATATCCCAAAGGTCAGTGTGGAGCTTATAATCACGTTACCTGGGACTCCTCCTCGTCTGGGGGAGCTTGCTTCACAGTGGCAGCGTAAAAGGACTGCGTTTCCTCACCCATCTTCCAAGTTCTGAAATCCAAAGAATACACAGTAGAGCAAACTGTATATCAGAGGGGGTGGGATGGTCTATTGGTCAGGGGGTTTGGAAACCAGTTGAAAGGTTCTGGCAGAGCTATCATAGAGAGTGCATATTGAGCGTATAGGGCGGGCTAATACTGACACTGATGGTTACCACCTTAGCAGCGATGCTAGTGGTCACCATGGACACAGGTGATTACCAGGGGCGACCAGGGAACTAGTGCATACCAGGTTCACGAGTTGGTACTAAGTCCTACCAGGGTCAAACGTTGTTACCAGGGGTTACCAGGGACACAAGTGGTTACAAGGAGTTAACTTGGGCAGAAGTGGTTACCACAGACTCTAGTCACTAGTGTTTAGCAGGGCCGTGAGCTGTTACCACAGACACTACTGGTTACCAGGGGTCACCAGGGATGCTTGTGTTATCAGGGACACTAGTTGTTCTCTGGGATACCAGGGCCATATAATCACAAGTAGGCTGTTTCCTTATTTGGAGTCAGCTGGGATTGGAGCCTGATATTGGCAGAAGAATAAACACAGTAGGATATGACCTTCATATATCAAACGGTAACTAACCATTAAGAAAGATAAAATTAAGGAAGGGAAAACAGAGAGCAGAACACGGAGCAGCAACCAGTCTTGTGATCTACAGTGAGACTATAACGCGATATTCTAACTTTTAAAATATCTATTCTAAGGAAATACTTGGTCATCATGAACTGTTTACTGAGTATCTTCAGTGAGCTCCCTAGAGACCGGTCGTCCTGGGTGGGAGCCTGCAGGGCCTATCCGGTGGGAGGAGGCTGCATCACGGTGCGTTGAGCCTGGGGAACCGGCCCTCAGAACAGCCTCCTCTCTCGGTCCAACCGGGTTCATCTGCATCCCGCTGTTAACGTAGATGACCTCCTCACCTCCGAAGACGACCTGAGACACAGAATGGGTCTTCAAACACAACAGAGCTCCACAAATATCCCAGAGGTCAGTGTGGAGCTTGTAATCACGTTACCTGGGACTCCTCCTCGTCTGGGGGGGCTCGCTTCACAATGGCAGCGTTAAAGGACCGCGTTTCCTCACCCATCTTCCAAGTTCTGAAATCCAAAGAATACACAGTAGAGCAAACTGTATATCAGAGGGGGTGGGATGGTCTATTGGTCAGGGGGTTTGGAAACCAGTTGAAAGGTTCTGGCAGAGCTATCATAGAGAGTGCATATTGAGCGTAGAGGGCGGGCCAATACTGACACTGATGGTTACCACCTTAGCAGCGATGCTAGTGGTCACCATGGACACAGGTGATTACCAGGGGCGACCAGGGAACTAGTGCATACCAGGTTCACAAGTTGGTACTAAGTCCTACCAGGTTCAAACGTTGTTACCAGGGGTTACCAGGGACACAAGTGGTTACAAGGAGTTAACTTGGGCAGAAGTGGTTACCACAGACTCTAGTTTTTAGCAGGGCCGTGAGCTGTTACCAGAGACACTACTGGTTACCAGGGATCACCAGGGATGCTTGTGTTATCAGGGACACTAGTTGATCTCTGGGATACCAGGGCCATATAATCACAAGTGGACTGTTCCCTTATTTGGAGTCAGCTGGGATTGGAGCCTGATATTGGCAGAAGAATAAACACAGTAGGATATGACCTTTATATATTAAACGGTAACTAACCactaagaaagagagaaaaataaggaAGGGAAAACAGAGAGCAGAACATGGAGCAGCAACCAGTCTTGTGATCTACATTGAGACTATAACGCGATATTCTAACTTTTAAAATATCTATTCTGAGGAAATACTTGGATCATTATGAACTGTTTACTGAGTATCGTCAGTCAGCTCCCTAGAGACCGGCCGTCCTGGGTGGGAGCCTGCAGGGCCTATCAGGCGGGAGGAGGCTGCATCACGGTGCGTTGAGACTGGGGAACCGGCTCTCAGAACAGCCTCCTCTCTCGGTCCAACAGACTCCTCTCTCGGCCAAACCGGGTTCATCTGCATCCCGCTGTTAACGTAGATGTCCTCCTCACCTCCGAAGACCACCTGAGATACAGAATGGGTCTTCAAACACAACAGAGCTCCACAAATATCCCAGAGGTCA comes from the Gadus chalcogrammus isolate NIFS_2021 chromosome 6, NIFS_Gcha_1.0, whole genome shotgun sequence genome and includes:
- the LOC130384780 gene encoding uncharacterized protein LOC130384780 isoform X3; this encodes MHAPRKTSVVCSPCLPAGEGGCLNLTCSSHANPAVSEFTWYRIHGEHILKIGSGSSLSIQLLSTNNWFFCVVRNDIGIETSNIYKIDIQDVVLCIFKSAVMFVGLVSVVVCFIRTRRVGEETRSFNASTVKRAPPDEEESQVVFGGEEDIYVNSGMQMNPVWPREESVGPREEAVLRAGSPVSTHRDAASSRLIGPAGSHPGRPVSRELTDDTQTWKMGEETRSFNAAIVKRAPPDEEESQVVFGGEEVIYVNSGMQMNPVGPREEAVLRAGSPGSTHRDAASSHRIGPAGSHPGRPVSRELTEDTQTWKMGEETQSFYAATVKQAPPDEEESQVVFGGEEDVYVNSGMQMNPVGPREESVGPREEAVLRAGSPVPTHRDAASSRLIGPAGSHTGRPVSRELTEDTQTRKVAEEARSFNAATVKRAPPDEGESQVVIRSEEDVYVNSGMQMNPVGPREEPVGPREEAVLRAGSPVSIYRDVASSRLIGPAGSHPGRPVSRELTEDTQTRKVSEETRSFYAATVTRAPPDEEESQVVFGGEEDVYVNSGMQMNPVGPREEPVGPREEAVLRAGSPVSTHRDAASSRRIGPAGSHPGRPVSRELTEDTQ